From the genome of Ectobacillus sp. JY-23, one region includes:
- the cbpB gene encoding cyclic-di-AMP-binding protein CbpB, whose product MNSLPAEGFKNIFVKDLLISSEKVAHVQIGNSLEHALLLLVKSGYSAIPVLDPTYKLKGLISTAMMLDGIMGLERIEFERLEHMKVEDVMNSEIVKLQLDDTFTEALQAVINHPFVCVENEEGYFEGILTRRTILKLLNKQVRKQSK is encoded by the coding sequence ATGAATAGTCTTCCTGCTGAAGGATTTAAAAACATATTTGTCAAGGATTTACTGATTTCCTCAGAGAAAGTGGCACATGTACAGATTGGGAATAGCTTAGAACATGCGCTTCTCCTACTGGTGAAATCCGGGTATTCCGCAATTCCTGTATTAGACCCCACCTATAAGTTAAAAGGCTTAATTAGTACAGCGATGATGCTCGACGGTATTATGGGGCTTGAGCGCATTGAATTTGAGAGATTAGAACATATGAAAGTAGAAGATGTTATGAACAGCGAAATTGTGAAGTTGCAGCTGGATGATACATTTACAGAGGCACTGCAAGCAGTTATTAATCATCCGTTTGTATGTGTGGAAAATGAAGAGGGTTATTTTGAAGGGATTTTAACCAGGCGGACCATCTTAAAACTTTTGAATAAACAAGTGCGTAAACAGAGTAAGTGA